The proteins below come from a single Streptococcus hyointestinalis genomic window:
- a CDS encoding GRP family sugar transporter: MSAFGLLIALIPAIGWGIQPLILKKIGGTPVNSMLGFGIGATVIGVIVQLVCHPSGLSSTALLLSFISGMFWVIGQAGQVSSYDVIGVSKTMPISTGLQLLGTSIIGVLAFGEWSSWTSKIFGFLAIALLIFGAYLTSLEPKGASNKPTHLAKGVQILAFTSFGYWFYSAVPKMVNADGLSMFLPQMLGVLVGSVLYASFKERQAFKAKESWQCAGVGIIFGIASLAYIFSAKLNGVTLAFILTQLNVILSTLGGIYILKETKPKRELFLTYLGLVIIVLASVMTIFL, encoded by the coding sequence ATGTCAGCTTTTGGTTTACTAATCGCACTTATTCCAGCGATTGGCTGGGGGATTCAGCCCTTGATTTTGAAAAAGATTGGTGGAACACCTGTCAACAGTATGTTGGGGTTTGGGATTGGTGCAACCGTTATTGGAGTCATCGTGCAGCTCGTGTGTCATCCGAGCGGTCTGTCAAGCACAGCTTTATTACTCAGTTTCATCTCAGGGATGTTCTGGGTTATTGGTCAAGCTGGACAAGTGTCTAGCTATGACGTGATTGGTGTTTCAAAAACAATGCCAATCTCAACGGGTCTGCAATTGCTTGGGACATCTATCATCGGTGTTTTAGCCTTTGGGGAATGGTCTAGTTGGACGTCTAAAATCTTTGGTTTTTTAGCCATTGCGCTCTTGATTTTCGGAGCTTATCTGACTTCGCTTGAGCCAAAAGGCGCTAGCAACAAACCGACTCATCTAGCAAAAGGAGTGCAGATTTTAGCTTTCACTAGCTTTGGTTATTGGTTTTACAGTGCTGTGCCTAAAATGGTCAATGCAGACGGCTTGTCTATGTTTCTACCACAAATGCTTGGTGTTTTGGTCGGATCTGTTCTTTACGCTAGCTTCAAAGAGCGTCAAGCTTTCAAGGCAAAAGAAAGCTGGCAATGTGCTGGCGTTGGGATTATCTTTGGGATTGCGTCATTAGCTTACATCTTCTCAGCTAAGTTAAACGGCGTGACGCTAGCCTTTATCCTCACGCAGCTCAATGTCATCCTCTCTACACTAGGTGGCATTTACATTCTCAAAGAAACCAAGCCAAAACGTGAGCTTTTCCTCACTTATCTAGGGCTTGTCATTATCGTGCTTGCAAGCGTGATGACGATTTTCCTATGA
- a CDS encoding competence protein CoiA, translating into MLVAHDSDNQLVTVLDGIPEKRDFFCPVCKQPVRLKVGKVMRTHFAHISLEACQFYSENESAEHLGLKAELYKAISKGAKVEVERVLEEIGQIADVFVGERLALEVQCSRLSEKRLIERSKAYQRAGIHVLWLLGEKLWLGKKISPLQEQFLQFSKNMGFYYLELDHKQRLIRLKYLIYQDLKGQVHYLTKTCSFDEDVLSFLRLPYKAQAVSSYSVKQDDKILTYIQRQLYNGNQHWLKEQEKAYLSRGNLLGQPVSAFFPQVRPFDSHKLSLVTDDLTWFYQAFYKYYQKLGASAVQTLYSPAFYGTIKEN; encoded by the coding sequence ATGTTAGTGGCACATGATAGTGACAATCAATTGGTGACGGTGCTGGATGGTATCCCAGAAAAGCGAGACTTTTTCTGTCCTGTCTGCAAGCAACCTGTTCGGCTCAAGGTGGGTAAGGTCATGCGGACACATTTTGCACATATCAGCTTAGAAGCTTGCCAGTTTTACAGTGAAAACGAATCAGCGGAGCACCTAGGCTTAAAGGCGGAGCTTTACAAGGCAATATCTAAAGGTGCAAAAGTAGAGGTGGAGCGTGTCCTAGAGGAGATTGGTCAGATTGCTGATGTCTTTGTAGGTGAGCGCTTAGCGCTTGAGGTGCAGTGCAGTCGTCTGTCTGAAAAACGGCTCATAGAGCGTAGCAAAGCCTATCAGAGAGCAGGTATTCATGTCCTATGGTTGCTGGGAGAAAAGTTGTGGTTGGGCAAGAAAATCTCGCCCTTACAAGAACAGTTTTTACAGTTTTCCAAAAACATGGGCTTTTACTATCTGGAGCTTGACCACAAACAGCGTCTCATCAGGCTCAAATACCTCATCTACCAAGACCTCAAAGGGCAGGTACATTATTTGACTAAGACCTGCTCTTTTGATGAGGATGTGTTGTCCTTTTTGCGTCTGCCCTACAAAGCGCAGGCAGTCAGCAGCTACAGTGTCAAGCAGGATGATAAGATTCTGACCTATATCCAGCGTCAGCTCTACAATGGGAATCAGCACTGGCTAAAAGAGCAGGAAAAAGCTTACCTTTCTAGGGGTAATCTCTTGGGTCAGCCTGTGTCTGCTTTTTTCCCGCAGGTGAGACCTTTTGATAGCCACAAACTCAGTCTTGTCACTGACGATTTGACTTGGTTTTATCAAGCTTTTTACAAATATTATCAAAAGCTAGGCGCAAGTGCTGTTCAAACGCTTTATTCGCCAGCATTTTATGGTACAATAAAGGAAAACTAA
- the pepF gene encoding oligoendopeptidase F, which produces MSDNRQAIDEKYQWDLTTVFESDEAWEQEMAELSATIDKAKGCAGHLLDSSESLRDITDLELALSRRLEKAYVYASMKNDQDTTVPKYQEFQAKATALYAKFSETFSFYEPEFMALDVATYAQFLEETPDLKRYSHFFEKLFKRQEHVLTQAEEELLAGASEIFNASSETFEILDNADIVFPVVKDDEGKDIQLSHGNFISLMESKDRKTRKAAYEGLYSVYEQYQHTYAKTLQTNVKVHNFDARVHKYSSARQAALASNFIPESVYDTLLETVNEHLPLLHRYVALRQKVLGLDDLKMYDLYTPLSEMLMAYSYEDALEKALEVLAVFGEDYLKEVKRAFSERWIDVKVNKGKRSGAYSGGSYDTNAFMLLNWQDTLDNLFTLVHETGHSIHSTFTRSHQPYVYGDYSIFLAEIASTTNENILTETLLKEETDPKKRFAILNHYLDGFKGTVFRQTQFAEFEQVIHKADQDGTVLTSEYLNTLYADLNEKYYGLKKEDNHFIQYEWARIPHFYYNYYVFQYATGFAAASYLAERIVHGEEADKEAYLNYLKAGNSDYPLNVIKKAGVDMESKDYLTAAFKVFEERLAELEKLVEAGAHL; this is translated from the coding sequence ATGTCAGATAACCGACAAGCGATTGATGAGAAGTACCAATGGGACTTGACCACTGTCTTTGAGAGTGATGAGGCGTGGGAGCAAGAGATGGCGGAGCTGTCAGCAACTATTGACAAGGCAAAGGGTTGTGCTGGGCACCTTTTGGACTCAAGTGAGAGCCTAAGAGACATTACCGACCTGGAGTTGGCTTTGTCTCGCCGCCTAGAGAAAGCCTATGTCTATGCGTCTATGAAAAACGACCAAGACACGACAGTCCCCAAATACCAAGAGTTTCAAGCTAAGGCAACAGCGCTCTATGCCAAGTTCAGCGAGACCTTTTCCTTTTACGAGCCAGAATTTATGGCGCTCGATGTGGCTACCTATGCGCAATTTTTAGAGGAAACACCCGACTTGAAGCGCTACAGCCATTTCTTTGAAAAGCTCTTTAAACGCCAAGAACATGTGCTGACTCAAGCAGAAGAAGAGCTCTTAGCAGGTGCTAGTGAGATTTTCAACGCAAGTAGCGAAACCTTTGAAATCCTCGACAATGCTGACATTGTCTTTCCAGTTGTCAAGGACGATGAGGGAAAGGACATCCAGCTTAGTCATGGCAATTTCATCAGTCTCATGGAGTCAAAAGACCGAAAGACCAGAAAAGCTGCCTACGAAGGACTCTACAGTGTCTATGAGCAGTATCAGCACACCTATGCCAAGACCCTACAAACTAATGTCAAGGTGCATAATTTTGACGCACGTGTGCACAAGTATAGCTCAGCGAGACAAGCTGCGCTGGCTAGCAATTTTATCCCAGAGAGTGTCTATGACACGCTTCTTGAGACGGTTAATGAGCACTTGCCGCTGCTTCATCGCTATGTGGCGCTACGTCAAAAAGTGCTGGGTCTTGATGACTTGAAGATGTATGACCTCTACACGCCACTGTCTGAGATGCTTATGGCTTATAGCTACGAGGACGCACTTGAAAAAGCGCTGGAAGTACTGGCTGTTTTTGGTGAGGATTACCTCAAAGAGGTCAAGCGTGCCTTTAGTGAGCGCTGGATTGATGTCAAGGTCAATAAAGGCAAGCGTTCGGGCGCCTACTCTGGTGGCTCTTACGACACCAACGCTTTTATGCTCCTTAATTGGCAGGACACGCTAGATAATCTCTTCACCCTTGTCCACGAGACAGGGCACAGCATTCACTCTACCTTTACAAGAAGCCATCAGCCATACGTGTATGGTGACTACAGTATTTTCCTTGCGGAAATTGCCTCTACGACCAATGAAAATATTTTGACGGAAACGCTGTTAAAAGAAGAAACAGATCCGAAAAAACGCTTTGCTATTTTAAACCATTACCTCGATGGCTTTAAAGGCACAGTCTTTCGTCAAACGCAGTTTGCAGAGTTTGAGCAGGTGATTCACAAGGCAGACCAAGATGGCACTGTCCTAACCAGCGAGTATCTCAATACGCTCTACGCTGACCTCAACGAGAAATACTACGGTCTCAAAAAAGAGGACAATCATTTCATCCAGTACGAATGGGCGAGAATTCCGCATTTCTACTATAACTACTACGTCTTTCAGTATGCAACAGGCTTTGCGGCAGCCAGCTATTTAGCTGAGCGCATTGTCCACGGTGAAGAAGCCGATAAGGAGGCTTATCTCAATTACCTCAAAGCTGGAAACTCTGACTATCCACTTAATGTCATCAAAAAAGCAGGTGTGGATATGGAAAGTAAAGACTACCTTACTGCAGCCTTCAAAGTCTTTGAAGAACGCTTAGCTGAGCTTGAAAAGCTTGTCGAAGCTGGCGCTCATCTCTAA
- a CDS encoding SDR family oxidoreductase: MDVFVIGSTGRVATSLIGQLTADGHTVRAAARQPENVVKHDGVVPVTFDLHASVEEMQELMAGVDAVLFVAGSRGRDLLQTDAFGAVKTMQATESLGIKRYVLLSSLYALEPDKWSHPNLSKIMDYNVAKFFADNYLVTNTKLDYTIVQPGALSEKEGTGMITVTEDAYGSIAIEDVASVLAKSLSTPETIGKVIKIVEGTTPIQKALEDL; this comes from the coding sequence ATGGATGTCTTTGTTATTGGGAGTACTGGTCGTGTTGCGACTAGTTTGATAGGTCAGCTGACAGCAGATGGACACACGGTCAGAGCTGCAGCAAGACAGCCTGAAAATGTAGTAAAACATGACGGCGTAGTGCCTGTTACCTTTGATTTACATGCTTCAGTAGAGGAGATGCAAGAGCTGATGGCAGGAGTGGACGCTGTTCTTTTTGTAGCGGGTTCACGAGGGCGTGATTTGCTGCAGACAGATGCTTTTGGGGCGGTGAAAACCATGCAAGCAACAGAGAGTCTTGGTATTAAGCGCTATGTTTTGCTAAGTTCACTCTATGCGCTGGAGCCAGACAAATGGTCACACCCTAATCTCAGTAAGATTATGGATTATAACGTTGCCAAGTTCTTTGCGGACAACTACCTAGTGACTAATACCAAGCTTGACTATACTATCGTGCAACCTGGCGCTCTTTCTGAAAAAGAGGGAACAGGCATGATTACAGTCACCGAGGATGCTTATGGAAGTATCGCTATAGAGGATGTGGCGTCTGTACTGGCTAAGAGCTTGAGTACGCCTGAGACGATTGGTAAGGTAATTAAGATTGTCGAAGGTACTACCCCTATCCAAAAAGCGCTGGAGGACTTATGA
- a CDS encoding LLM class flavin-dependent oxidoreductase: MTKLSVLNLVPVRQGHSYQETIAEMKRLAQRVEELGYHRYWIGEHHNTKLFACSSTLLLIQEALSATKTIRVGSGGIMLPNHSPYMLAEQFGTLAALYPNRLDLGLGRAPGTDMETAQSLRRKTLDDEERFKNDILELRSYLEGTNTVHAYPGEGQDIPFYILGSSTKSALLAAQLGLPYVFAGHFAPQMMEEALSLYRLRFQPSKYLEQPYAALGANVIMADTQKEADYLATTQTQAFIDIVTGQQRSLCPPVKDSETVWKNLSDSKHAPHFGPVAFSQDTFISQEKKIVERMSELTLIGDKKSVYSQLLALKMRVPIDELIVATYIYDETAQHHSFELLAELAKEKAI, from the coding sequence ATGACCAAGCTATCTGTCTTAAATTTAGTTCCTGTCCGTCAAGGACATAGTTACCAAGAAACCATTGCTGAGATGAAGCGCTTAGCCCAACGTGTCGAGGAGCTAGGTTATCATCGTTATTGGATTGGCGAACACCACAACACCAAGCTTTTTGCCTGCTCTTCAACGCTACTTCTCATCCAAGAAGCCCTGTCTGCGACCAAAACTATCCGTGTAGGCTCTGGTGGTATCATGCTTCCTAACCACAGCCCCTATATGCTTGCTGAGCAGTTTGGGACACTGGCGGCTCTTTACCCCAATCGCCTAGATTTAGGACTTGGGCGTGCACCGGGAACGGACATGGAGACGGCACAGTCTCTACGTCGCAAGACCTTGGATGACGAAGAGCGTTTTAAAAATGACATCCTAGAATTACGTTCTTATCTTGAAGGGACAAACACTGTCCATGCCTATCCTGGTGAAGGTCAAGACATTCCTTTTTACATCTTAGGTTCAAGCACAAAAAGCGCTCTTTTAGCAGCGCAACTAGGGCTCCCTTATGTGTTTGCAGGGCACTTTGCTCCGCAAATGATGGAAGAGGCGCTGAGCCTTTACCGTCTGCGCTTTCAACCGTCAAAATACCTAGAGCAACCTTACGCTGCTCTAGGCGCTAACGTCATCATGGCAGACACGCAAAAAGAAGCGGACTATCTAGCCACCACGCAAACGCAAGCTTTTATTGACATCGTGACGGGGCAACAAAGAAGCCTTTGCCCGCCTGTCAAAGACAGCGAGACGGTTTGGAAAAATCTCTCCGACTCTAAGCACGCTCCGCATTTCGGACCAGTTGCTTTTAGCCAAGACACCTTTATCAGTCAAGAAAAGAAAATCGTTGAGCGCATGTCAGAGCTCACTCTTATCGGCGATAAAAAGAGTGTCTACAGTCAATTGCTAGCGCTTAAAATGCGTGTCCCAATTGACGAATTGATAGTAGCGACTTATATTTATGACGAAACCGCACAGCACCATTCCTTTGAACTTCTCGCTGAGTTGGCAAAGGAGAAGGCGATTTAA
- a CDS encoding HAD-IA family hydrolase, whose product MTAFIWDLDGTLIDSYEAIMEALEATYRAFDFQDWDKEAIHAYILKESVGQLLEKKAGETGTSLAQLKAFFNDEQTKRDDKIKLLPSSKEALAFADKEGIQQFMYTHKGASTQAVLENLGIKSYFTEILTGASGFERKPHPEGIYYLMDKYKLNPHDTYYIGDRKLDVEVAKNAGIRSINLTQESSPINQKIQDLRDLETLFTK is encoded by the coding sequence ATGACAGCATTTATTTGGGATTTGGATGGGACGTTGATTGACTCTTATGAAGCCATCATGGAAGCACTCGAGGCGACTTATAGAGCTTTTGATTTTCAAGATTGGGACAAAGAGGCTATTCATGCCTACATCCTAAAAGAGTCTGTAGGGCAGCTTTTGGAGAAAAAAGCTGGGGAAACGGGTACTTCTTTAGCGCAGCTAAAAGCCTTTTTCAACGACGAGCAGACCAAGCGTGACGATAAAATCAAGCTCTTGCCGTCTAGCAAAGAAGCGCTAGCTTTTGCAGACAAAGAAGGTATCCAGCAGTTTATGTACACGCACAAGGGGGCGAGTACGCAGGCTGTTTTAGAGAATTTGGGTATTAAGAGCTATTTCACCGAGATTTTGACGGGTGCTTCTGGATTTGAGCGTAAACCTCATCCAGAGGGCATTTACTATCTCATGGACAAATACAAGCTCAATCCTCATGACACCTACTACATCGGCGACCGTAAGCTAGATGTTGAAGTGGCAAAAAATGCTGGCATTCGCTCGATTAACCTCACCCAAGAGAGCAGTCCTATCAATCAAAAAATCCAAGATTTACGAGATCTCGAGACCTTATTTACCAAATAA
- a CDS encoding NAD-dependent epimerase/dehydratase family protein produces the protein MATIVMLGGNGYIGRHTTLKWLEKDSTAQFYVLSRSGKNSLVDPRVHTLKADVSDYQSVKSVLPDKVDYIVDFVGRPEKDPEVFKQVNNKPAEVMQKIAEEKGAKAMGFVGGTFGPKSFVNGKKAIMQDLQKSSVRLEVVEPTVVYGADRNDAISKMVPLLKVFGIFFKQMKPVTVDAVASELVTKLTR, from the coding sequence ATGGCAACAATCGTAATGTTAGGTGGAAATGGCTATATCGGACGTCACACGACCCTGAAATGGCTGGAAAAAGATAGCACAGCACAGTTTTATGTACTCTCACGCTCTGGAAAAAACAGCTTGGTTGACCCACGCGTGCACACACTAAAGGCAGATGTGTCTGACTATCAGTCTGTTAAGAGCGTCTTGCCAGACAAGGTGGACTATATCGTGGACTTTGTCGGACGCCCAGAAAAAGATCCAGAAGTCTTTAAGCAGGTCAATAACAAACCCGCAGAGGTCATGCAAAAAATCGCTGAAGAAAAGGGAGCGAAAGCTATGGGATTTGTTGGTGGAACCTTTGGTCCAAAATCCTTTGTCAATGGGAAAAAAGCCATCATGCAAGACCTTCAAAAAAGCTCAGTCCGCCTAGAAGTGGTAGAGCCAACGGTCGTTTACGGAGCAGACCGCAATGACGCTATCAGCAAAATGGTGCCGCTGTTGAAAGTATTTGGCATTTTCTTCAAACAGATGAAACCAGTCACTGTTGACGCAGTCGCAAGCGAATTGGTCACAAAATTAACGAGGTAA
- a CDS encoding SRPBCC family protein — MTKRVIVEEMIEAPLAETFDWFYKSEHFIKSPIAFRSSWRGEKHKAGTRRDIVMIAGWYSEEITAVKKDRFIQYRVVKSVPSIRQDFTEIAFEVTSLGTKVTWTIDVDVPLPLLNKPMTGFAGQMAKTLYRTILKAGKKELENEDK, encoded by the coding sequence ATGACAAAACGGGTTATTGTAGAAGAGATGATTGAAGCGCCGCTGGCTGAGACTTTTGACTGGTTTTATAAGTCAGAGCACTTCATCAAGTCGCCTATCGCCTTTCGCTCCAGCTGGAGAGGGGAAAAGCACAAGGCAGGCACTAGACGAGACATCGTCATGATAGCAGGTTGGTACTCTGAGGAGATCACAGCTGTAAAAAAAGACAGGTTTATCCAGTACAGGGTGGTCAAGTCTGTTCCAAGCATTCGGCAGGATTTCACAGAGATTGCTTTTGAGGTGACATCATTAGGCACCAAGGTCACTTGGACTATTGACGTTGACGTCCCGCTTCCTCTGCTGAATAAGCCGATGACGGGCTTTGCTGGGCAAATGGCAAAGACGCTTTATCGGACGATTTTAAAAGCAGGCAAGAAGGAGCTGGAAAATGAAGATAAATAA
- a CDS encoding RrF2 family transcriptional regulator yields the protein MKINKSVEQGVYVLLMMALQKDHAPVKSHVLSQILGVSDSYLKKILMKLAKAQLVVSSANKHGGYRLARPITDVSLADVLMALDDDKAITFKHLSQAIFDDKQHVKEGEDKILKALEAGQAAFYQEASKLKLSELLHEYAYESGVFDWEKRLDEAD from the coding sequence ATGAAGATAAATAAAAGCGTTGAGCAGGGAGTCTATGTGCTTTTGATGATGGCACTGCAAAAAGACCACGCTCCTGTCAAGAGCCATGTGCTCAGCCAGATTTTAGGAGTATCTGACTCCTATCTCAAAAAGATTTTGATGAAGCTAGCAAAAGCGCAGCTGGTCGTCTCCAGTGCCAATAAGCACGGAGGCTACAGGCTAGCTCGTCCTATCACTGATGTGAGCCTAGCAGACGTCCTGATGGCATTAGACGATGACAAGGCTATTACGTTTAAGCACTTGTCGCAAGCTATCTTTGATGACAAACAGCATGTCAAAGAGGGTGAGGACAAGATTTTAAAAGCGCTAGAAGCAGGTCAGGCAGCTTTCTATCAAGAAGCAAGCAAGCTCAAACTCTCTGAGCTTCTACACGAGTATGCCTATGAGTCTGGTGTTTTTGATTGGGAAAAGCGCCTAGATGAAGCTGATTAG
- a CDS encoding O-methyltransferase: protein MVKSYSKNANHNMRRPVVKEEIVSFMRERQQQNTGFLAELEAFAKQENIPIIPHETVAYFRLLMQTLQPKNILEIGTAIGFSALLMADNAPNAHITTIDRNPEMIAFAKENFSKYDNRQQITLLEGDAAEVLGELEGSYDFVFMDSAKSKYIIFLPEILKRMPVGGVLVLDDIFQGGDVAKPILEVRRGQRTIYRGLQRLFDATLDNHNLTASLVPLGDGLLILRKNKEDVILPEN from the coding sequence ATGGTCAAATCATATTCAAAAAATGCAAATCATAACATGCGCCGTCCTGTGGTCAAAGAGGAAATTGTCAGCTTCATGCGGGAGCGCCAGCAGCAAAACACCGGCTTTCTAGCGGAGTTAGAGGCTTTTGCCAAGCAGGAAAATATCCCTATCATTCCGCACGAGACAGTGGCTTATTTTCGTTTGTTAATGCAGACCTTGCAGCCTAAAAACATCCTTGAAATCGGGACTGCCATTGGTTTTTCAGCTCTTTTGATGGCAGATAATGCGCCAAATGCGCACATCACAACGATTGACCGCAATCCTGAGATGATTGCCTTTGCTAAGGAAAACTTTTCCAAGTATGATAATAGACAGCAGATTACCTTGCTAGAAGGCGATGCGGCAGAAGTGCTGGGTGAGCTTGAGGGTTCTTATGACTTTGTTTTCATGGACTCTGCCAAGTCCAAGTACATCATCTTTTTACCAGAAATTCTAAAGCGTATGCCTGTTGGTGGTGTGCTGGTGCTTGATGACATTTTCCAAGGTGGGGATGTGGCAAAGCCTATTCTTGAGGTGCGTAGAGGTCAGCGGACTATTTACCGAGGTTTGCAGCGTTTATTTGATGCCACTTTGGACAATCATAACCTAACAGCGTCCCTTGTGCCACTAGGAGATGGACTGCTCATCCTGCGTAAAAATAAAGAGGACGTTATTCTACCAGAAAATTAA
- the prsA gene encoding peptidylprolyl isomerase PrsA: protein MKKSRKIAAGLVTLLSVATLAACSSSSKDSSVITMKGDTITVSDVYNQVKNNSATQQAVLTLTLQRVLQDQYGDKVSDKKVSEAYNKVAEQYGTYFSAILAQQGLTTETYKQQLRVQLLVEAAVDAAAKKELTTKNYKAAFKNYVPDTKIEVIKLDSEDTAKSVLEEAKKDGADFASIAKEKTTESDKKYKYTVNSATTSSTLPSAVLSAALSQDVNSVSDVITVTGSSSSSYYIVKVTSRETKKSNWKDYKSQLKQVILNEKKSDQSFQNQVISNALKKANVKVKDSAFSSIMSAYINNSSSSSSSSSSSSSSSSSSSSSSSSSSSEASSEASSTEESSSASE from the coding sequence ATGAAAAAAAGCCGTAAAATCGCAGCTGGTCTCGTAACCTTATTGTCAGTAGCAACACTTGCAGCCTGCTCATCGTCATCAAAAGATTCATCTGTTATCACGATGAAAGGTGACACGATTACCGTTTCAGACGTCTACAATCAAGTCAAAAACAATTCAGCAACACAACAAGCTGTGCTCACATTGACGCTTCAACGTGTGCTTCAAGACCAATACGGTGACAAGGTCAGCGATAAAAAAGTCAGCGAAGCTTACAACAAAGTCGCTGAACAATACGGAACTTACTTCTCTGCTATACTTGCACAACAAGGTTTGACAACAGAAACCTACAAGCAACAACTGCGTGTGCAATTGCTTGTTGAAGCAGCAGTAGATGCAGCAGCGAAAAAGGAATTAACCACTAAAAACTATAAAGCCGCTTTCAAGAACTATGTGCCTGACACTAAGATTGAAGTCATCAAGCTAGACTCTGAAGATACAGCCAAGTCAGTCCTTGAAGAAGCTAAGAAAGACGGTGCGGATTTTGCAAGTATCGCAAAAGAAAAGACCACTGAGTCAGATAAGAAATACAAATACACTGTCAACTCAGCAACGACAAGCTCTACATTGCCATCAGCTGTATTGAGCGCTGCCTTGTCACAAGATGTAAACAGCGTGTCTGACGTCATCACCGTTACTGGCTCAAGCAGTTCATCTTACTACATCGTCAAAGTGACAAGTCGTGAGACGAAAAAATCAAACTGGAAAGACTATAAGAGCCAGTTGAAACAAGTCATCTTGAACGAGAAGAAATCAGACCAAAGCTTCCAAAACCAAGTCATCTCAAATGCACTTAAGAAAGCTAACGTCAAGGTGAAAGATTCTGCCTTTAGCAGTATCATGTCTGCTTACATCAACAACAGCTCAAGCAGCTCATCTTCATCAAGTTCTTCAAGCAGTTCAAGCTCATCAAGTAGCTCAAGCAGCTCATCATCTTCAAGCGAAGCAAGTTCAGAAGCTAGCTCAACAGAAGAAAGTAGTTCAGCATCTGAGTAA
- a CDS encoding LURP-one-related/scramblase family protein, translating into MVKCFRIQEKVLSLGGRFAIYDQSGEVAYEVEGSFLRFPKTFTIYDTSGQVVSRLEKHMVSLLPKFDVILQNGRTFTIQKDWSLFKPHYSIEALGLEVEGNFWEMDFRLLANGTEVTTISQEWLRLTSTYNITVYDDSYADLVISLVIAIDYVKELENAAN; encoded by the coding sequence ATGGTAAAATGTTTTCGGATTCAAGAGAAAGTCCTCTCCTTAGGTGGTCGCTTTGCTATCTATGACCAGTCAGGAGAGGTCGCTTATGAAGTTGAGGGGAGTTTCTTGAGATTTCCTAAAACCTTTACCATCTATGATACAAGCGGACAGGTGGTCAGTCGTCTTGAAAAGCACATGGTGTCTCTGCTGCCTAAGTTTGACGTTATTTTGCAAAATGGCAGGACCTTTACCATCCAAAAGGACTGGTCGCTTTTTAAACCGCACTATAGCATTGAAGCGCTAGGACTTGAGGTTGAGGGCAATTTTTGGGAGATGGACTTTAGGCTGTTGGCAAATGGCACAGAAGTCACTACTATCTCACAAGAATGGCTGCGCCTCACATCGACCTACAACATCACCGTCTATGATGACAGCTATGCTGACTTGGTGATTTCACTGGTTATTGCTATCGACTATGTGAAAGAACTTGAAAATGCTGCAAACTAA